A section of the Acidobacteriota bacterium genome encodes:
- a CDS encoding esterase: MRPTSRFLLAAIFLGFSLLSGVPAYGQAPKSFDSHEVHPDGSITFRYKDAGAKKVSLILDGAGDPLPMAKDKDMEGVWSIVTPPLKPEIYGYAFEVDGQGLLDPKNTVVKPNLLYLGNAVTVPGKTAQLWDVLDVPHGDVHHHFYTSKVVLGLADGQSEYFVYTPPNYDPKRANPYPVLYLLHGWSDLANGWTEVGEANFILDNLIAQGKAQPMIVVMPLGYGDMKFVLGGDGGWDNPKSIDHNVDLFTQALLTEVLPRVESAYHVSRDRNDRAITGLSMGGLESLSIGLSHSEQFAWVGGFSSAAATLVGHERLAKLDGKTADLRLLWIACGTDEGLIKPNRELISWLTTKGITATAIETPGMHDWMVWRDNLSHFAPLLFQKAK; encoded by the coding sequence ATGCGACCAACGTCACGATTCCTCCTTGCCGCTATTTTTCTTGGTTTCTCCTTACTGAGCGGTGTCCCGGCATACGGGCAAGCTCCCAAATCGTTTGATTCTCACGAAGTCCATCCCGACGGAAGCATCACGTTCCGCTACAAAGATGCCGGGGCCAAGAAGGTTTCTCTGATCCTTGATGGCGCGGGCGATCCGTTGCCCATGGCGAAGGATAAGGATATGGAGGGCGTGTGGAGCATCGTGACGCCTCCGTTGAAGCCGGAGATTTACGGGTACGCATTTGAAGTCGATGGCCAGGGACTGCTCGATCCGAAAAATACAGTGGTAAAACCGAACTTGCTCTATCTCGGAAATGCCGTGACAGTTCCGGGCAAGACTGCACAACTCTGGGATGTGCTCGACGTGCCGCACGGAGACGTCCATCACCATTTCTACACTTCTAAAGTCGTGCTCGGCCTCGCCGACGGGCAAAGTGAATATTTCGTTTACACGCCGCCGAACTACGATCCGAAGAGAGCCAACCCGTATCCGGTCCTCTACCTGCTGCACGGCTGGAGCGATCTCGCAAACGGGTGGACGGAGGTCGGCGAGGCAAATTTCATCCTCGACAACCTCATCGCGCAAGGTAAAGCGCAACCCATGATCGTCGTGATGCCTCTCGGATATGGCGACATGAAATTCGTCCTCGGCGGCGATGGAGGCTGGGACAACCCCAAATCCATCGATCACAACGTGGACCTGTTCACTCAGGCTTTGCTGACCGAAGTGCTGCCGCGCGTGGAGTCCGCCTATCACGTCTCTCGCGACCGCAATGACCGAGCGATCACCGGCCTTTCCATGGGAGGGCTAGAAAGCTTGTCGATCGGGCTGTCTCATTCCGAACAATTTGCCTGGGTCGGGGGATTCAGTTCCGCGGCGGCAACGCTGGTTGGTCATGAGCGCCTTGCGAAATTGGATGGGAAGACCGCCGATCTGCGACTGCTCTGGATTGCTTGCGGGACGGATGAAGGACTGATCAAGCCGAACCGCGAACTCATCTCATGGCTTACGACCAAGGGGATCACGGCGACCGCGATCGAGACGCCAGGAATGCATGATTGGATGGTGTGGCGGGACAATCTGTCGCACTTCGCGCCGCTGCTATTTCAGAAAGCCAAATAA